The following are encoded together in the uncultured Sphaerochaeta sp. genome:
- a CDS encoding (deoxy)nucleoside triphosphate pyrophosphohydrolase, whose product MKQIEVAALVLIDDNRVFAAQRKGKGPLGGMWEFPGGKLEIGETGREALVREIQEELGVTIEIQHYLMRVEHQYPSFFIIMHAYLGNIQEGSIQLHEHQASRWLQKHELWQIDWAEADIPIVQKLEHLLT is encoded by the coding sequence ATGAAACAGATTGAAGTGGCCGCACTCGTGTTGATTGATGATAACCGGGTATTTGCTGCCCAACGGAAAGGAAAGGGACCGCTTGGAGGCATGTGGGAGTTTCCTGGAGGAAAGTTGGAAATCGGTGAGACTGGGCGGGAAGCGCTCGTAAGAGAGATTCAGGAAGAGCTTGGGGTCACTATAGAAATACAACACTACCTTATGCGGGTGGAACACCAATATCCAAGCTTTTTTATCATCATGCACGCCTATTTGGGAAACATACAAGAGGGTTCCATCCAGTTGCATGAACATCAGGCAAGTCGCTGGTTGCAAAAACATGAGCTATGGCAGATTGATTGGGCTGAGGCAGATATCCCCATCGTACAGAAATTAGAGCACTTGTTGACATGA
- a CDS encoding RNA-binding protein, translating into MAKKIYVGNMSYNTSEEELRDLFAQYGTVLSANIIIDRETRRPKGFGFVEMEDDSAAVAAISQLDGQDFGGRNLRVNEAIAKPRPSYNRY; encoded by the coding sequence ATGGCAAAGAAAATTTATGTTGGTAACATGAGTTACAACACCAGCGAAGAGGAACTTCGTGACCTGTTCGCACAGTACGGCACTGTATTGAGTGCAAACATCATCATTGACCGTGAAACCCGTCGCCCCAAGGGCTTTGGTTTCGTAGAGATGGAAGACGATTCTGCTGCAGTTGCTGCTATCAGCCAGCTTGACGGTCAGGATTTCGGCGGCCGCAACCTTCGTGTAAACGAGGCTATTGCAAAGCCACGCCCGAGCTACAACCGTTACTAA
- a CDS encoding rhodanese-like domain-containing protein: MSKILIIVLILIVLVGGVIWKTRQPKSGTYEKISAETALSMMQEKQDMLIVDVRTPGEFAEGHIQGAINVPLQSIEAGDLSLLPDRDQTLLIYCRSGSRSASASKSLVGEGYTSVYDFGGIINWPYGTVR, from the coding sequence ATGAGTAAGATATTAATTATAGTCCTGATCCTCATTGTCCTGGTCGGTGGAGTGATTTGGAAAACAAGACAACCAAAGAGTGGCACATATGAAAAGATTTCTGCTGAGACTGCTTTATCCATGATGCAGGAGAAGCAGGATATGCTCATTGTAGATGTTAGAACCCCAGGGGAGTTCGCTGAAGGACACATCCAAGGCGCCATCAATGTTCCCTTGCAGTCAATCGAAGCGGGAGATCTTTCCCTGCTCCCTGACAGGGACCAAACACTGCTTATCTACTGCAGGAGTGGGTCTCGTAGCGCCAGTGCTTCAAAATCCCTTGTTGGAGAGGGATACACATCGGTCTATGATTTTGGTGGGATCATTAATTGGCCATATGGTACTGTCAGGTAG
- the trpB gene encoding tryptophan synthase subunit beta: MKPGRFGPYGGKYIPETLMSAIGELEVAYTSLKDDATFQNELRTLYRTYASRPSLLTYAENMTKDLAGARVYLKREDLNHTGSHKINNVLGQCLLAKHMGKTRVIAETGAGQHGVATATVAALMGLECEIFMGEVDCQRQALNVYRMRLLGATVHPVQSGTKTLKDAVNETMREWTRRIDDTHYVLGSVMGPHPFPTMVRDFQKIIGQEVRTQILAAEGKLPDYIIACVGGGSNAIGIFHDFIREPSVHLIGCEAAGKGIDTKEHAATLTKGSEGVFHGMKSIFCQNEDGQIDEVYSISAGLDYPGIGPEHAQLFATKRATYVPITDAEAVDAFIYLSRKEGIICAIESAHALAYAMKLAPTLEEDAIIVVNLSGRGDKDVAAIARYQGETLYE; the protein is encoded by the coding sequence ATGAAACCTGGACGATTCGGCCCGTATGGAGGCAAGTACATACCAGAGACCCTGATGAGTGCAATCGGGGAACTTGAAGTTGCGTATACCTCACTCAAGGATGATGCAACCTTCCAGAATGAGCTCAGAACCCTCTACAGAACCTATGCTTCCAGACCAAGCCTCTTGACCTATGCGGAGAATATGACAAAGGACCTCGCTGGGGCCAGGGTCTATCTCAAACGCGAAGACCTGAACCATACAGGCTCCCATAAGATTAATAATGTTCTTGGTCAGTGCCTGCTTGCAAAACACATGGGGAAAACACGGGTGATTGCAGAGACCGGAGCTGGCCAACATGGTGTTGCCACAGCCACAGTAGCTGCACTGATGGGACTTGAGTGTGAGATTTTCATGGGAGAGGTAGATTGCCAGAGGCAAGCACTCAACGTCTATCGTATGCGCCTGCTCGGTGCCACGGTTCATCCTGTACAAAGCGGTACAAAAACACTGAAGGATGCAGTGAATGAGACCATGAGGGAGTGGACGAGGAGAATAGATGATACTCACTATGTCCTGGGCTCTGTCATGGGACCACACCCCTTCCCCACTATGGTGAGGGACTTTCAGAAAATTATCGGACAGGAAGTGAGGACCCAGATACTTGCAGCTGAAGGCAAGTTGCCGGACTACATCATTGCCTGTGTAGGAGGAGGATCGAATGCAATCGGTATCTTCCATGACTTCATCAGAGAACCTTCTGTACATCTTATCGGTTGTGAAGCGGCAGGAAAGGGCATCGATACCAAAGAACATGCAGCAACACTGACCAAGGGCAGTGAAGGGGTCTTTCATGGGATGAAGAGTATCTTCTGCCAGAATGAGGATGGACAAATAGATGAGGTATACTCCATCAGTGCAGGACTCGACTATCCTGGAATCGGTCCTGAGCATGCTCAGCTGTTTGCAACCAAACGAGCAACATATGTACCAATCACCGATGCTGAGGCCGTTGATGCATTCATATACCTCAGTCGAAAAGAGGGTATTATCTGCGCCATCGAAAGTGCCCACGCTCTCGCTTACGCCATGAAGCTCGCTCCTACCCTGGAGGAAGATGCAATCATCGTGGTCAATCTATCCGGACGAGGAGACAAGGACGTGGCAGCAATTGCCCGCTACCAAGGAGAAACACTCTATGAATGA
- a CDS encoding DEAD/DEAH box helicase codes for MRGMQDERLLASLETSFLDARIPSSMSLRPHLVLNDPPRTKVMETLVRELATCTSFSFSVAFITKGGLAMLLQPLYEAQRRGVKGRILTSDYLTFTDPDALAFLLEHFPSIELRVYTEKAFHTKGYLFTREGDYATLVVGSSNLTHEALATNQEWNLFLVSSCSGSLVRETQETFQEAWNQAVVVSPAWIAHYSEVYAALHTHKRFEPLPLPSLPVNKKQEKRDPLVLNAMQVQALDGLGRLREQGKDKALLISATGTGKTILLIKDVERQRPKRFLFVVHRQQIAEEALARFKEYLGDDLGCGLLCGETKETDAPYLFATVQTLSKDEVLHAFPKTWFDYLVIDEVHHAGAESYQKILNHFQPAFLLGMTATPYRNDDKDIFQRFDYAIACEIQLNQALDAGMLCPFHYYGVTEFSIQGHEHVQYKDFARLEKVEQVKHINQMLKRYSIGSRRVRGLIFCSRNKDAAFLAQALSDLGRRAVALSGADSQEAREEAFLRLEKERGKDALEYLVTVDIFNEGVDIPSLNQVVMLRPTESAIIFVQQLGRGLRKYPGKEFLTVIDFIGNHSNNYMIPIALFGDRSYRKDTLRKLLSEGSTALSGPSTIQFDAVSKGKIFDAINRVSFKNKKLLGQEYTSLKQRLGRTPKLIDFITMGSLSPVVILEYARTYIQFKERVENHYVHTLTDLHLKSLYYLGKILARGVRIQETCLITSLLENDGEIAYSSIPKLIQESFGYIPTDHSIESTLRILSNQFFQEKHKHSFGSLSYVTLTKTGIRKSPSFSALLENAEYCIELTDLLEVSKYSYLNDFVERRGPYDLVLYQKYTRQEVCRLLGWERDEANTIYGYKVDYEHHQCPIFVTYHKDSQTIDPGIDYRDKFLSPEQFVWETRNNVHLDSKEARAIRGEMGPIDILLFVQKSNDEGRSFYYLGPLSFLRNAPSSKINGKGKHLPVVMMRFMLHHPVPQSLYNYILELVDSSAQTTA; via the coding sequence ATGAGAGGGATGCAAGATGAGCGGCTGCTGGCAAGCCTTGAGACAAGTTTTCTTGATGCACGCATTCCTTCTTCAATGAGTCTTCGTCCTCATCTGGTGCTCAATGATCCACCAAGGACAAAGGTGATGGAGACACTCGTTCGTGAGCTTGCCACCTGTACTTCATTCTCGTTCAGCGTTGCATTCATTACCAAAGGTGGGTTGGCCATGCTGTTGCAGCCACTCTACGAGGCTCAGCGGAGGGGAGTGAAAGGGAGAATCCTCACCTCTGATTACCTTACATTCACCGATCCCGATGCCCTTGCCTTTTTGCTAGAACACTTTCCATCGATAGAGCTCAGGGTGTATACAGAGAAAGCATTTCATACCAAGGGCTATCTCTTCACACGCGAGGGGGATTATGCGACGTTGGTCGTGGGAAGTTCCAACCTGACCCATGAGGCGCTTGCCACCAATCAGGAGTGGAACTTGTTTTTGGTTAGCTCGTGCTCTGGTAGTCTGGTCCGTGAGACCCAAGAGACTTTTCAAGAAGCTTGGAATCAAGCTGTGGTGGTCAGCCCTGCCTGGATTGCACATTACAGCGAAGTATATGCTGCCCTTCATACCCATAAACGATTTGAACCGCTACCGCTTCCTTCCCTTCCGGTGAATAAAAAGCAAGAGAAGAGAGACCCTCTGGTGCTCAATGCCATGCAGGTTCAGGCATTGGATGGCCTTGGTCGGCTCAGAGAACAAGGCAAGGACAAGGCTTTGTTGATTTCTGCGACCGGTACAGGAAAGACCATACTCCTGATCAAGGATGTGGAACGCCAGCGTCCTAAACGGTTCCTCTTCGTCGTACATCGTCAGCAAATTGCAGAAGAGGCCCTTGCACGGTTCAAGGAATATCTCGGTGATGACTTGGGGTGTGGTCTTCTCTGCGGGGAGACCAAGGAAACAGACGCTCCTTATCTTTTCGCTACTGTTCAGACGTTGTCAAAGGATGAAGTGCTGCATGCATTCCCAAAGACCTGGTTTGATTATCTGGTTATTGATGAAGTGCATCATGCCGGAGCTGAATCCTATCAGAAAATATTGAACCATTTTCAACCGGCTTTTCTGCTGGGAATGACGGCAACTCCATACCGAAATGATGATAAAGATATTTTCCAGCGATTTGATTATGCTATTGCCTGTGAGATCCAACTCAATCAAGCGCTGGATGCTGGAATGCTTTGTCCTTTTCACTACTATGGGGTAACCGAGTTTTCCATCCAGGGGCATGAGCATGTTCAGTACAAGGATTTTGCTCGTTTGGAAAAGGTTGAGCAGGTGAAGCATATCAACCAGATGCTCAAACGATACAGTATCGGCAGCAGGCGGGTACGTGGTCTGATTTTCTGCAGCCGAAACAAGGATGCCGCTTTTCTTGCACAGGCCCTGTCTGATTTGGGAAGAAGAGCGGTGGCCCTCTCTGGTGCAGATTCCCAGGAGGCGAGGGAAGAGGCCTTTCTCCGATTGGAGAAGGAGCGTGGTAAGGATGCACTGGAGTATTTGGTGACGGTGGATATTTTCAATGAAGGAGTAGATATTCCTTCCTTGAATCAGGTAGTGATGCTCCGACCAACGGAGTCGGCAATCATTTTTGTCCAGCAACTTGGGAGAGGCCTTAGAAAATACCCAGGAAAAGAATTCCTTACTGTAATAGATTTTATTGGAAACCATTCCAACAATTACATGATTCCCATTGCTCTCTTTGGGGATAGGTCCTATCGCAAGGATACGCTTAGAAAACTATTAAGTGAAGGTTCAACCGCCCTAAGTGGTCCATCGACCATACAGTTTGATGCTGTGTCCAAGGGGAAAATCTTTGATGCAATCAATCGTGTTTCCTTCAAGAACAAGAAGTTGCTTGGCCAGGAGTATACAAGCCTCAAGCAGAGGCTGGGCAGAACACCAAAGCTTATTGACTTCATCACGATGGGATCTCTCTCTCCTGTTGTCATCCTCGAATATGCAAGAACGTATATCCAGTTCAAGGAACGGGTGGAGAATCACTATGTTCACACGCTAACCGACTTGCATCTGAAAAGTTTGTACTATCTTGGGAAGATACTGGCAAGGGGGGTGCGGATTCAGGAGACTTGCTTGATCACATCCCTTTTGGAAAATGATGGAGAGATTGCATACTCATCCATTCCCAAGCTGATCCAGGAATCCTTTGGATATATCCCTACAGACCATTCGATCGAGTCGACGCTTAGGATCCTATCCAACCAATTCTTCCAGGAAAAACACAAGCATTCTTTTGGCTCACTCTCGTATGTGACCTTGACAAAGACAGGGATCAGGAAGAGCCCGTCTTTCTCAGCGTTACTGGAGAATGCGGAGTATTGCATTGAGCTAACCGATCTTCTGGAGGTCAGTAAGTACTCGTATCTCAACGATTTTGTTGAGCGTCGTGGTCCGTATGACCTAGTTCTCTACCAGAAGTACACTCGCCAAGAAGTGTGTCGGCTTCTGGGTTGGGAACGTGATGAGGCAAATACCATCTATGGATATAAGGTTGACTACGAGCACCACCAGTGCCCGATCTTTGTTACGTATCACAAGGATTCCCAAACCATTGATCCTGGTATTGATTATCGGGACAAGTTCCTTTCCCCTGAACAGTTCGTCTGGGAGACCCGTAACAATGTACACCTCGATTCGAAGGAAGCAAGAGCAATTCGTGGTGAGATGGGCCCAATCGATATTTTGCTTTTTGTCCAGAAGAGTAATGATGAGGGGCGTTCATTCTACTATCTTGGACCTCTTTCCTTTCTCCGTAATGCACCCAGTTCAAAGATCAATGGGAAAGGAAAGCACCTGCCAGTGGTAATGATGCGGTTTATGCTGCATCACCCTGTCCCCCAGAGTCTGTACAACTACATCCTGGAATTAGTGGACAGCTCAGCACAAACCACTGCTTAG
- a CDS encoding penicillin-binding protein activator LpoB gives MKRLSLNGLFFVLVSILLISCQSPVSVSRISADTDIDLSGNWNDTDIRIVAEALVDSSLSSPWITQYKMAHPGDNPVVIVGTFLNRSSEHIDTSIISKRYEMALINSGKVDMVADQSFRASVREEREEQQFFASEETAKALGKEIGADYLLQGSVRTNLDQSGGQMVRTYYVSAELIDIETNRKVWVGEETIKKLIKQSKYKL, from the coding sequence ATGAAACGTCTAAGCCTCAATGGCCTCTTTTTTGTGCTGGTATCTATACTCTTGATCTCATGTCAGTCTCCCGTGTCAGTCAGCCGTATAAGTGCTGATACCGATATTGACTTGAGTGGGAATTGGAACGACACCGATATTCGTATTGTGGCAGAGGCACTGGTTGATTCCAGCCTATCCTCTCCATGGATCACACAGTACAAGATGGCTCATCCTGGAGACAATCCTGTGGTCATCGTAGGCACGTTCCTTAACCGTAGCAGTGAGCATATCGATACCTCGATTATATCCAAAAGGTATGAGATGGCCCTCATCAATTCAGGAAAGGTCGATATGGTAGCTGACCAGAGCTTCCGAGCTTCAGTGAGAGAGGAGCGAGAGGAACAGCAGTTCTTTGCGAGTGAGGAAACTGCCAAAGCACTTGGAAAGGAAATTGGGGCAGATTACCTTCTCCAAGGATCGGTGAGAACCAATCTCGACCAGAGTGGTGGCCAGATGGTGAGGACCTACTATGTTTCAGCGGAATTGATCGATATCGAGACCAATAGGAAAGTGTGGGTTGGAGAAGAAACAATCAAGAAGCTCATCAAGCAAAGTAAATATAAGCTGTAG
- a CDS encoding alpha/beta fold hydrolase, which produces MEPTLVPSFDGFFISCVLYRPPSPVGIVQIIHGAAEVKSRYEQVALFLQEAGYCVLVSDQRGHGDSVDAHFVRGYMPSVDVLVEDQHVITRFLKDLYPDLPLFLLGHSFGSMIARLYLGSYDHEIAGLVMTGTPCYVRGIAFAKAFVRFLMLILTPHGYGMISTKLTTSANLKWVCSDPEVVKERLHDPYRKNFKYQLQSVYTIFTALQRLHDWSFFHPTKSDLPILSITGEDDPVPGGVRGLSDTERSLKRIGYHRFSYTVHEGMRHEVLMEREKELVFNQIKEFLFSGAQQT; this is translated from the coding sequence ATGGAACCAACGCTTGTCCCCTCATTTGATGGATTTTTCATCTCATGTGTCTTGTACCGACCTCCTTCCCCCGTGGGGATCGTCCAGATCATCCATGGTGCAGCTGAGGTGAAAAGCCGCTATGAACAAGTGGCTTTGTTTCTCCAGGAGGCTGGCTACTGTGTTCTGGTGAGTGACCAGAGAGGACATGGGGATTCAGTCGATGCTCACTTTGTGAGGGGCTATATGCCGAGTGTGGATGTTCTGGTGGAAGATCAACATGTGATCACCCGTTTTCTGAAGGACCTCTACCCAGATTTGCCGCTCTTCTTGCTTGGCCATTCGTTTGGCTCCATGATTGCGAGGCTCTACCTCGGTTCCTATGACCATGAAATTGCCGGCCTGGTCATGACAGGGACCCCTTGCTATGTCCGAGGAATCGCCTTTGCAAAGGCGTTTGTACGGTTTCTGATGTTGATCCTCACCCCTCATGGGTATGGAATGATTTCTACCAAGCTTACCACTTCAGCCAACCTAAAATGGGTTTGTTCTGATCCCGAGGTGGTGAAAGAACGACTACATGATCCGTACCGGAAAAACTTCAAATACCAACTGCAATCCGTCTATACCATTTTTACTGCATTGCAGCGGCTTCATGATTGGTCCTTTTTTCACCCAACCAAGAGTGATCTTCCCATCCTTTCGATTACCGGAGAGGATGATCCGGTCCCAGGAGGGGTGCGAGGCCTCTCTGATACGGAACGATCTCTGAAGCGAATTGGGTATCATCGCTTCAGTTATACTGTCCATGAAGGAATGAGACACGAGGTTCTGATGGAGAGGGAAAAAGAGTTGGTCTTCAACCAGATCAAGGAGTTTCTCTTCTCAGGAGCTCAGCAGACTTGA
- a CDS encoding LPP20 family lipoprotein: MRNYLVVPVLLFLVLGISCTSLGSSKVPSWIDHPYDKAYDEDTYLCAVGSGSSRQKAVDSALASLSQVFNAQVRSVTEVSSLSTAATDTMGNVTFTESSEMMDFGSVTSETDQIIGSEVVNVYTDGLGRVHARVALHRERTASLYQKQIAELGNSIAQLNMRSATANTLLAEYVLLRETRELAKQQQALYNQLQVLLKQPQRQVLAPIDRSLSALAQQITIAVKVFENVDATPVLKAAFEQGLQERGFSTGVQDPYAVLEVWYTVEPIAMEGSPYAYARYSLAVQMKDSKQVYVSYEKADREAAMSERDALAKALKAASSSGVDGFFTLMLETLGDET, encoded by the coding sequence ATGAGAAACTATCTTGTGGTGCCTGTATTGCTCTTCTTGGTCCTGGGGATTTCCTGTACCTCCTTAGGCTCTTCCAAGGTTCCCTCCTGGATCGACCACCCCTATGACAAGGCCTATGATGAAGATACCTACCTTTGTGCCGTAGGTTCTGGATCATCACGACAAAAGGCGGTCGATTCAGCTCTTGCCAGTCTGTCACAGGTTTTCAATGCCCAGGTTCGCTCAGTTACTGAAGTCAGCAGTCTCTCTACCGCTGCAACCGATACAATGGGGAATGTGACATTTACTGAATCCTCTGAGATGATGGATTTTGGCAGTGTCACCAGTGAGACTGACCAGATCATTGGTTCTGAAGTGGTCAATGTCTATACTGATGGACTGGGGAGGGTCCATGCCCGTGTTGCATTGCACCGAGAGCGGACTGCCTCACTCTATCAGAAACAAATTGCTGAATTGGGCAATTCCATTGCACAATTGAATATGCGATCAGCTACTGCTAACACCCTGCTTGCAGAGTATGTGCTCCTTCGTGAAACGCGGGAATTGGCAAAGCAACAACAAGCTCTCTATAACCAGTTGCAGGTGTTGCTTAAGCAGCCACAAAGACAGGTGTTGGCTCCAATTGACCGATCCCTGTCAGCATTGGCTCAGCAGATTACCATTGCAGTAAAGGTTTTTGAGAATGTAGATGCTACTCCTGTGCTCAAAGCTGCATTTGAACAGGGCTTGCAGGAGAGAGGGTTTTCGACCGGCGTACAGGATCCCTATGCCGTATTGGAGGTTTGGTATACCGTAGAGCCTATTGCGATGGAGGGTAGCCCATATGCCTATGCCCGCTACTCCCTGGCTGTTCAGATGAAGGATAGCAAGCAGGTCTATGTCTCCTATGAGAAGGCCGACAGAGAGGCGGCCATGAGTGAGAGGGATGCTCTTGCAAAGGCGTTGAAAGCTGCAAGTTCATCTGGTGTTGATGGATTCTTTACCCTGATGCTGGAAACGCTTGGGGATGAAACATAG
- a CDS encoding diguanylate cyclase has protein sequence MRRIFILTILVFSLLTSLSANTLPSLDRGVENALHPMLLVDERDNSIRYANPACAQYFSIPKERLIGRNFLALIGKTNYSLSELHSQTFSLKIEDERELSFLVGVQQVGALGSPYFMIMLQDKSAEQRLLVQNRHISYALVATSLLTILFLSLFLVYQSRQNKQLQKANKQHKDNLLLLKQFLNADNRYSYIKDREGRFLTVNDNLCRLLGCDETSLLGKQIEEVAHHDLATLMVESDLEALNELKTVEKETYWREKLYKTTKFPLLLPGGTIGVGAFAEDITEQRSLERTLRGNAQRTAVFSHILSSSIKNPANQLSHALEEVCAISGSTLGILLVFEEKTGKITMKAGRETIPFYNLPLKQGMAIPSSVADGYLKEMSNTGFSIFNDQVVREPILSYIIGEELNVRNLLVCTCMTGKVFSGIILLANSTENYNETEGFQIQLLFSGIWANMHKAQNAAALEASKRDLRLILDSTAEGIFGTDGMGRCTFCNASCLRLLGYEDEQELLGKNMHQLIHHSTREGLPIDEETCPIRSCLSQSDGVAMENEVFWRKDGTCLDVLCYAYPQVEDGTIIGSVITFLDNTERKRNQEKIAFLSLHDQLTGLHNRTYADQAMVRLDTEDQLPLSIIIGDVNGLKLTNDIFGHAMGDKLLQRISRSLRLSCRTSDVVSRIGGDEFLILLPHTDGNEANQIVKRIEEHLEEDGIRAGKRSIALGSATKNSTEDAIQGTFDRAEDQMYRRKTLRRAETQKQQLQDLCEMLYEKAPVERLHAKKVQQHAAYLATLLHLNDEEVIKLKRAGLYHDIGKVVLAPEIITSKNRDTLIQELYREHVSAGYRILNMFEDTVDLAPMILHHHEWWDGSGYLKGLQGTEIPYLSRLLRLAEVWEREHLDQATKQEIEKILNKIAGIEIDPHLVERILSAL, from the coding sequence ATGCGTAGAATATTCATCCTCACCATCCTGGTATTTTCCCTTCTTACATCATTAAGTGCAAACACACTTCCCTCACTGGATAGGGGAGTTGAGAACGCCTTACATCCCATGCTTCTGGTAGATGAGCGAGACAACTCCATACGCTATGCAAATCCAGCCTGTGCTCAATATTTTTCAATACCCAAGGAGAGACTCATCGGGAGAAATTTCTTGGCTCTTATAGGAAAAACCAATTACTCCCTCTCTGAATTGCATAGCCAGACGTTTTCCCTTAAAATCGAAGACGAAAGAGAGCTCTCCTTTCTGGTAGGAGTACAACAGGTAGGGGCTCTCGGATCTCCATATTTCATGATCATGCTGCAAGATAAGAGTGCTGAACAGCGGCTGCTGGTCCAAAATAGGCATATCAGTTATGCTTTGGTCGCAACATCATTGCTTACCATCCTTTTTCTCTCGCTCTTCTTGGTTTATCAATCACGCCAAAACAAACAATTGCAGAAAGCAAATAAACAACATAAGGACAATCTCTTATTGCTCAAGCAATTTCTCAATGCTGATAACCGATACAGTTATATTAAAGACAGGGAAGGTCGATTCCTGACAGTAAATGATAATCTTTGCCGGCTTCTCGGCTGTGATGAGACCTCACTTCTTGGCAAGCAAATCGAGGAGGTAGCCCATCATGATCTTGCAACCTTGATGGTGGAAAGTGACCTGGAAGCATTGAACGAGCTAAAGACCGTCGAGAAGGAAACGTACTGGAGAGAGAAGCTCTATAAAACAACCAAATTTCCCCTCTTACTACCGGGTGGAACCATCGGAGTTGGAGCATTTGCTGAGGACATAACTGAACAAAGATCGCTAGAGAGAACGCTCAGGGGAAATGCTCAACGTACTGCTGTATTCTCCCATATCCTCTCCTCCTCCATTAAAAATCCAGCCAATCAACTTTCTCATGCTCTTGAAGAGGTTTGTGCAATAAGCGGAAGCACATTGGGCATATTGCTCGTATTTGAAGAAAAAACCGGTAAGATAACCATGAAAGCTGGAAGAGAAACCATTCCATTTTATAATCTACCGCTTAAACAAGGGATGGCAATCCCTTCCTCAGTTGCCGATGGCTATCTCAAAGAAATGAGTAATACAGGGTTCTCCATCTTCAATGATCAGGTAGTTCGAGAGCCCATACTCTCCTACATCATCGGAGAAGAACTCAATGTGAGAAACCTGCTTGTCTGTACCTGCATGACTGGAAAGGTGTTCAGTGGAATCATCCTACTTGCAAACAGCACAGAAAACTATAATGAAACAGAAGGATTTCAGATCCAATTGCTCTTCTCTGGTATTTGGGCAAACATGCATAAGGCACAGAATGCGGCGGCACTGGAAGCAAGCAAAAGGGACCTCAGGTTGATTCTAGATTCCACAGCCGAAGGAATATTTGGCACGGATGGCATGGGACGCTGTACCTTCTGTAATGCAAGTTGCCTTCGTTTGCTTGGATACGAGGACGAACAGGAATTACTGGGGAAAAACATGCATCAGTTGATCCACCACAGTACCAGGGAAGGCCTGCCCATAGATGAAGAAACCTGTCCGATCAGGTCCTGCCTTTCCCAGAGTGATGGAGTGGCTATGGAGAATGAGGTATTCTGGAGAAAAGATGGTACCTGTCTCGATGTACTGTGCTATGCCTATCCACAAGTAGAGGATGGTACCATTATTGGGTCGGTCATCACCTTCCTGGACAACACTGAAAGAAAAAGAAATCAAGAGAAGATTGCATTTCTCTCTCTCCATGACCAGCTGACCGGTCTCCATAACCGTACCTATGCTGACCAGGCTATGGTAAGACTCGATACAGAAGACCAACTCCCACTTTCCATCATCATAGGGGATGTGAATGGGCTGAAACTGACCAATGATATTTTTGGACACGCCATGGGAGACAAGCTCCTTCAGCGTATTTCCAGAAGTCTTCGATTGTCATGTAGGACCAGTGATGTTGTCAGCAGAATTGGAGGTGATGAATTCCTTATCTTGCTTCCGCATACTGATGGTAATGAAGCGAACCAGATTGTCAAAAGAATCGAGGAACACCTGGAAGAAGATGGGATACGCGCAGGAAAACGCAGCATTGCTCTTGGAAGTGCAACCAAGAATTCCACAGAGGACGCCATCCAAGGAACGTTTGACCGGGCAGAAGATCAGATGTATCGCAGGAAAACACTTCGTAGAGCTGAAACCCAGAAACAGCAACTACAGGATCTGTGTGAAATGCTCTATGAGAAGGCTCCTGTTGAACGCCTTCATGCAAAGAAAGTACAACAGCACGCTGCCTATTTAGCTACCTTGCTGCATCTCAACGATGAAGAAGTGATCAAGCTAAAACGTGCAGGGCTCTATCATGATATCGGAAAAGTCGTACTGGCACCTGAGATAATCACCTCAAAGAACCGAGATACTCTGATCCAAGAGCTTTACAGAGAACACGTCAGTGCAGGTTATCGCATCCTCAATATGTTTGAGGATACAGTAGATCTGGCCCCCATGATCCTGCATCACCATGAGTGGTGGGATGGAAGTGGCTACCTGAAGGGATTGCAGGGCACAGAAATTCCGTATTTATCCAGACTGTTGCGATTAGCGGAAGTCTGGGAGCGGGAACATCTGGATCAAGCAACAAAGCAAGAGATAGAGAAAATCCTCAATAAAATAGCTGGGATTGAGATCGATCCTCACCTTGTTGAGCGAATACTCAGCGCTTTATAG